In Odontesthes bonariensis isolate fOdoBon6 chromosome 20, fOdoBon6.hap1, whole genome shotgun sequence, a genomic segment contains:
- the nanos2 gene encoding nanos homolog 1, with protein MERVDVQSPIIYKGSSFDMWHDYMNLNRLLERLCDRREVDREDPAKPKKVQPEQWSHMQSSPEEANGKHSWESSSASSLSDTSCSGTTTTSCRFCKQNGESARVYRSHTLRSDDGKVTCPILRSYTCPICEATGDYAHTRKYCPQRQEAARMLPGFKFW; from the coding sequence ATGGAAAGGGTCGATGTCCAGAGCCCGATTATCTACAAAGGGAGCAGCTTTGACATGTGGCACGACTACATGAACCTGAACAGACTGTTGGAGAGGCTGTGCGACCGGCGCGAGGTGGACCGCGAAGACCCCGCAAAGCCAAAGAAGGTGCAGCCGGAGCAGTGGAGCCACATGCAGTCCTCACCGGAGGAGGCGAACGGCAAACACTCCTGGGAGAGCAGCTCGGCCAGCAGCCTGTCGGACACAAGCTGCAGCGGGACAACGACGACCTCCTGCCGCTTCTGCAAGCAGAACGGGGAGTCTGCGCGGGTGTACCGGTCCCACACGCTCAGATCGGACGATGGGAAAGTCACCTGCCCCATCCTCCGGAGCTACACCTGTCCCATCTGTGAAGCCACCGGGGACTACGCTCACACACGTAAGTACTGCCCGCAGCGGCAGGAGGCTGCGAGGATGCTGCCCGGGTTCAAGTTCTGGTAA
- the LOC142370187 gene encoding uncharacterized protein LOC142370187, translated as MYTCSWLIKAVAQRVTLNKRHPSSTAVFQFSALFQAQRPNDSSTMAKHNIGLLIAMVLSLIVFIITMVFSALAAPGIYPFLSSTGNTSDDFVTQITPSGWTFAIWSIIYIFLALVVVYFLSGICRKNAYGYVYCSPAILPLGFFGSWCLNLALNVGWLFLWDRRSMVAALVFLIIIALTNYAMIFFSCYGLKNYGAWLSKYHKVDLWLHRVLIQNGIAIYATWTTIASHVNLAIVLDYDANMTSTDAGTVSLSILTVVVFVWFILENSILDKHVRFILTIYPALIWALTGVYTKNYNTAAPTRNNVFIAALLAIACVLFAARVVLVVWRQIKKPLYRDVNPDAMSPMEIADKQKMIFK; from the exons ATGTACACGTGCTCGTGGCTCATAAAAGCAGTTGCACAACGAGTCACTTTAAATAAACGACACCCTTCCTCGACAGCAGTCTTTCAGTTTTCGGCTCTCTTCCAAGCACAACGACCAAACG ATTCATCCACAATGGCAAAACACAACATTGGCCTCCTGATTGCCATGGTGCTGTCACTCATCGTCTTCATCATCACTATGGTATTCTCTGCTCTGGCTGCACCCGGAATAT ACCCATTTTTGTCCAGCACCGGCAACACTTCAGATGATTTTGTGACCCAGATCACACCATCAGGATGGACCTTCGCCATCTGGTCCATCATTTATATCTTTCTGGCGTTAGTGGTGGTGTACTTTCTCTCCGGCATCTGTAGGAA GAATGCATATGGTTACGTCTACTGCAGCCCTGCTATTTTGCCGCTTGGATTTTTTGGCTCTTGGTGCTTGAATCTGGCCCTCAATGTTGGATGGTTGTTCCTGTGGGACAGAAG GTCCATGGTTGCTGCACTAGTTTTCCTCATCATAATTGCTTTGACTAACTACGCCATGATATTCTTCTCCTGCTATGGTCTAAAGAACTACGGGGCCTGGCTAAGCAAATACCATAAAGTAGACCTGTGGCTCCACCGTGTGTTG ATTCAGAATGGAATTGCCATTTATGCAACCTGGACAACAATTGCATCCCACGTTAACCTGGCCATTGTGCTCGATTATGATGCCAACATGACCAGCACGGACGCTGGCACTGTCTCACTTTCCATCTTAACTGTCGTGGTGTTTGTGTG GTTTATCCTGGAGAACTCCATCCTCGACAAACACGTCAGGTTCATTCTCACCATCTACCCTGCTTTGATTTGGGCGCTGACGGGTGTATACACGAAAAACTACAACACCGCTGCTCCCACTCGCAACAACGTCTTCATTG CTGCGCTGTTGGCAATAGCCTGCGTTTTGTTTGCCGCACGTGTGGTTCTGGTCGTCTGGCGGCAGATCAAAAAGCCGCTTTACAGGGATGTAAACCCCGATGCCATGTCTCCGATGGAAATTGCAGACAAGCAGAAAATGATATTTAAGTGA